GCCCTTTGGCTTTGAAAATATCCTGCGCCTAATTGTGCGCCCAAATCACGCCTTGGAATTTCCCGATATTTACGAGGCTAAGACCAAACGCTGGAAAGATATCTGGCCGAATTTAGAAATTCATCCTTGGGCATAACCCATAAAAAAACGCCATTCCCGCTTTCATTCAGGAATGGCGTTCTTCAGGGGAAGCACGAACTTAGTGCGACATCAACACAGGCACAGTCATATGCTTGAGGATTTCACGGGTATTGCCACCGCGCAACATGTGGGACATGCCGTAATGGCCGTGTGCCCCCATGACAATCAGATTGGTGCCTTCATCTGCGGCATGGGACAACAGCATATCGGTGATGCTGGCTTTATCACGTTTCTCATGAGCCGCTTTGGCTGAAATACCGTATTTACCCAGATGGTCAACCACTTCACTTTCACTTGGGCGTTTGACGCCTTCTTTTTCGATGGAATAAATTTCAGCAATTTTGGCACCCGCCATCATCGGTAAGGCATCGTTCAACGCACGGGCAGATTCACGACCGCCATTCCAGGCAATCAAGCAACGTGTGCCGATTTCCTTAAACTCCCCGGCAAACGGAATAACAAGGGCAGGACGACCAGAATGTACGATCACATTTTCCGCCAGATCAGAAGGCAAGGCACTGTAGTTTTTCGACCAGTCATACTGACCTAAAATCGAAATATCACTGGTACGTGCCGCCCATGTAACAGCCTGAACCACCTGGGCATGGGAGGTACACAGCGTGCTGGCTACCGACATGCGCACGCCAGCTTCTTCGGCCATAGTGGTGAATTTAACTTCCGTTTCCTTGGCAAGCTTGCGCAGCTCATCACTAATCGGATGATTCCCGACAATCGCAGACAAGGCTGGATCCGTTTGACAGAACAGGGCGCTGATATGCGCATCACCTTTTTTTGCCAGATCAATGGCAATTTTGACACGTTTTTCACATTGTTCTGTGGCGTCTAAATGCAACAAAATATGCTTGAATGGCATGGTTTGGACCTTCCCTGAATTGCCTGATTAGTTTTGTTCATTGTGCCTAACATCAATCAGCTTGTGCAGGGGGGCTTTTTTCCTTTTTTTCCAAGCTTTTACAAAAAACACATAAGAGCTTAACATTTCTTTGCAATTCAATGTCGACAATGACTTTGCGGATGTGGCAAAACAGCATATCCCTTTTATGTAATCAGGACAGGACGAAAACCGTGCCTCCGTTTATTAATGACTGCGCCTTATTTTCCGTCAGCCAAAAAGCCATCATCAAAGATAAAAAAGGCCGTATCCTCATGATGGAAAAGGCTGGAAAAGGCCATTGGGACCTGCCCGGTGGCAAGCTGGATGAAGGCGAAGACATGCATGATAGCATTGCCCGTGAGATCATTGAAGAAATCGGCTTTGATAAGGTCCGTATCGGCGATATCATTTATGCGGGACGGCGCAGTTTTGAAGAAAAAGGCAAACCGGAACGGGTTATGATTTTCTATGCCTGTGAGGTAGATCACAAGCTGGAAAAGATCAAACTGTCTGATGAACATAGTGAATGGCGTCTACTCAGTGAAGACGACATCAAAGATCAGAAAAAATATGAGATCAACCCGGTTGTTCGCACCGCCCTCAAGGTTGCTTTTGCGCAAAATTAAGTCAGGAACACATCATGTCAAACCAGTTGGAAATCGAACGTAAATTTTTGGT
This sequence is a window from Terasakiella sp. SH-1. Protein-coding genes within it:
- a CDS encoding universal stress protein, which codes for MPFKHILLHLDATEQCEKRVKIAIDLAKKGDAHISALFCQTDPALSAIVGNHPISDELRKLAKETEVKFTTMAEEAGVRMSVASTLCTSHAQVVQAVTWAARTSDISILGQYDWSKNYSALPSDLAENVIVHSGRPALVIPFAGEFKEIGTRCLIAWNGGRESARALNDALPMMAGAKIAEIYSIEKEGVKRPSESEVVDHLGKYGISAKAAHEKRDKASITDMLLSHAADEGTNLIVMGAHGHYGMSHMLRGGNTREILKHMTVPVLMSH
- a CDS encoding NUDIX hydrolase, translated to MPPFINDCALFSVSQKAIIKDKKGRILMMEKAGKGHWDLPGGKLDEGEDMHDSIAREIIEEIGFDKVRIGDIIYAGRRSFEEKGKPERVMIFYACEVDHKLEKIKLSDEHSEWRLLSEDDIKDQKKYEINPVVRTALKVAFAQN